From a region of the Anoplopoma fimbria isolate UVic2021 breed Golden Eagle Sablefish chromosome 16, Afim_UVic_2022, whole genome shotgun sequence genome:
- the gcgb gene encoding glucagon b, with amino-acid sequence MKSAHSLAGVLLLIVIQSSWQMPDQDTDRNPIISSLLAENTMLAEPIELPNMKRHSEGTFSNDYSKYLETRRAQDFVQWLKNSKRNGSLFRRHADGTYTSDVSSYLQDQAVKEFVSWLKTGRGRRE; translated from the exons ATGAAAAGCGCTCACTCTTTGGCGGGAGTCCTGCTCCTCATTGTGATCCAAAGCAGCTGGCAGATGCCTGACCAGGACACAGACCGAAACCCCAT CATTTCTAGTCTATTGGCTGAAAATACAATGCTGGCCGAACCCATTGAGCTCCCAAACATGAAGAGACATTCGGAGGGAACATTTTCCAACGACTACAGTAAATATCTGGAGACAAGAAGAGCACAAGACTTTGTCCAGTGGCTAAAGAACTCAAAAAGGAACGG GAGCCTGTTTAGACGCCATGCAGACGGCACTTACACCAGTGATGTAAGCTCGTACCTGCAGGACCAAGCAGTCAAAGAGTTTGTGTCCTGGCTGAAGACCGGCCGAGGCAGAAGAGAGTAA